A portion of the Staphylococcus felis genome contains these proteins:
- a CDS encoding helix-turn-helix transcriptional regulator: MKIIFTNIYYLNTPMNSPKRCMDGVVIILSVVGKIKVKIDGEMFNNHNIYIINDSSLYQIYSDSVILVYFPSSIFTKYDINIFDKNFTITNHEETRNQLIGLFNHYKSHKHTTVISENSLKKVLFLITKEEVLNKGYPRSLLNNIMVYISNNIHSRITLATLSQEFYVSKSSISSLFKKDLNISFYDYISSLKISKSMKEITLTDKKIKTIANHWNYPSATNYIMHFKKFTKVTPKKYRSLSIGEKHLYIDNLKNGFTILKKLSVNKFPEKKKTEIKIKNQDINQEPFTYFNLIDIGGFENLDSITNEKIFYYKNFSNFKLSSYIYISDPIDKIIETSFDKIVIRLRSLLKTNISIALKITDIEQYEFITKLIKELHFLESEHLSSSSIQRGSILLLLDLNHVSLSKIKNIHRNIYGTKILISVDITKYYKKNTILSDSIVNLKPDFYTIDFGKESEDKLLSNDEEAFRITHLKLNNFLGKIDARKNIIFLDYESLYMPKFLNNISAFLNHSIRSRYYVAGANIYFTTLNKHGKKIAIFDETENKTPFYFLGIMLLNFSRYPCYYGENYLITKNPHSYNILIYNPESSSISNNNEGARNFHISFFKNLLSPEILISTELLNNTHGSIKSIINNIEDLKSFPNSLKYKISQYNSPFLKVEKHNFNISPYTVEVPPKSIMLITIYC, translated from the coding sequence ATGAAAATTATTTTTACAAATATTTATTACTTAAACACTCCTATGAATTCTCCAAAACGTTGTATGGATGGGGTAGTAATAATTTTATCAGTAGTTGGAAAAATTAAAGTTAAAATAGACGGCGAAATGTTTAATAATCATAATATTTATATTATTAACGACTCTTCCTTATACCAAATATATTCAGATTCCGTCATATTAGTATATTTTCCAAGCTCAATATTCACTAAATACGATATAAACATCTTTGATAAGAATTTTACTATCACTAACCACGAAGAAACTAGAAATCAGCTTATTGGCTTATTCAACCACTATAAATCGCATAAACATACAACAGTTATATCCGAAAATTCATTAAAAAAAGTATTGTTTTTAATAACAAAAGAAGAAGTATTAAACAAAGGATACCCAAGAAGTTTACTTAATAATATAATGGTTTACATATCAAATAACATACACAGCCGTATAACTCTTGCCACTTTATCACAGGAATTTTATGTATCTAAGTCAAGTATTTCTTCTTTATTTAAAAAAGATTTAAACATAAGTTTTTATGATTATATCTCTTCTCTCAAAATATCTAAATCTATGAAAGAGATTACACTGACTGATAAAAAAATCAAAACTATTGCTAATCACTGGAATTATCCTAGTGCAACGAATTATATTATGCACTTCAAAAAATTCACTAAAGTTACTCCCAAAAAATATAGAAGTTTATCCATTGGAGAAAAGCACCTGTATATTGATAACCTCAAAAATGGATTTACTATTTTAAAGAAATTATCCGTTAATAAGTTTCCAGAAAAGAAAAAGACAGAAATAAAAATTAAGAATCAAGATATTAACCAAGAACCTTTTACCTATTTTAATTTAATTGATATAGGTGGTTTTGAAAATTTAGATTCCATCACAAATGAAAAGATTTTTTATTATAAAAATTTTTCAAACTTCAAATTATCATCATATATATATATAAGTGATCCAATAGATAAAATAATTGAAACTAGTTTTGACAAAATCGTTATTCGATTAAGAAGTTTGTTAAAGACCAATATATCTATTGCTTTAAAAATCACTGATATAGAGCAGTATGAGTTTATTACAAAATTAATTAAGGAACTTCATTTCTTGGAATCAGAACATTTGTCTAGTTCTTCTATACAAAGAGGGAGTATTTTATTATTACTAGATTTAAACCATGTTTCCTTATCAAAAATAAAGAATATTCATAGAAATATTTATGGTACTAAAATTTTAATTTCTGTAGACATTACTAAGTATTATAAAAAAAATACTATATTAAGTGACTCCATTGTTAATTTAAAACCAGATTTTTATACAATTGATTTTGGAAAAGAAAGTGAAGACAAATTGCTTAGCAATGATGAAGAAGCTTTTAGAATAACTCATTTAAAGCTTAATAATTTCTTAGGAAAGATTGATGCTCGTAAAAACATAATATTTTTGGATTATGAAAGCCTTTATATGCCCAAATTTTTAAATAACATCAGTGCATTTCTAAATCATTCTATTCGTAGTAGATATTACGTAGCCGGTGCAAACATCTATTTTACTACATTAAATAAACATGGAAAGAAAATTGCCATTTTTGATGAAACTGAAAATAAAACCCCATTTTACTTTTTAGGCATAATGTTATTAAACTTTTCAAGGTATCCTTGTTATTATGGTGAAAACTACTTAATAACTAAAAATCCTCATAGTTATAATATATTAATATACAATCCAGAATCTTCATCTATAAGCAATAATAATGAAGGTGCAAGAAATTTTCACATTAGTTTTTTTAAAAATCTTCTTTCTCCAGAAATACTTATTTCAACGGAATTATTAAATAATACACATGGTAGTATAAAAAGTATCATTAATAACATAGAAGATTTAAAATCATTTCCAAACTCATTAAAATATAAAATAAGTCAGTATAATAGCCCATTTTTGAAAGTTGAGAAACATAATTTCAATATTTCACCATATACCGTCGAAGTGCCTCCAAAATCAATAATGCTAATTACAATTTATTGTTAA
- a CDS encoding ABC transporter substrate-binding protein, whose amino-acid sequence MKKLLVISLCLTLFLSACGSSENKSESKVSENKTSSTQIFKQDDGKRVRIPKNPKKIVVLHPTYIGALIKFGHKPIGVSEFVKQNKTLNKATKGIERIGQGNIEQVIKLKPDLIITTKEDKNSKKLQKVAPTVQLDAMKSNYKRTTKSLSQIVNEQDKAEKWLKDWEKKLQKDKKELSIKVKGKTITAIQATPKGISAFSSNYGRGTEIVYDGYGMKQPKLLEKKTKNAYMTILSEETLSDYTGDYIILATLGEKPPFTEKENWKNIEAVKNGRVINLDLEDTQYNDPISLEKQRKIIYHQLKEIK is encoded by the coding sequence ATGAAAAAGTTATTAGTTATTTCTCTATGCTTAACTTTATTTTTATCAGCCTGTGGTAGTAGTGAAAACAAAAGTGAATCTAAAGTATCGGAAAATAAAACTTCTTCAACTCAGATATTTAAACAAGACGATGGAAAAAGAGTTAGAATACCTAAAAACCCAAAAAAGATTGTTGTTTTACACCCTACATATATTGGAGCTTTAATCAAATTTGGTCATAAACCTATAGGTGTTTCGGAATTTGTTAAGCAAAATAAAACATTAAACAAAGCAACTAAAGGGATTGAAAGAATAGGTCAAGGCAATATTGAACAAGTTATAAAATTAAAACCTGATCTCATTATTACAACTAAAGAAGACAAAAACTCTAAGAAACTCCAAAAAGTAGCTCCTACAGTACAATTAGATGCAATGAAATCTAATTATAAAAGAACAACTAAAAGTCTTAGTCAAATTGTAAATGAGCAAGATAAAGCAGAAAAATGGTTAAAAGATTGGGAGAAGAAATTACAAAAAGATAAAAAAGAGCTTAGCATTAAAGTTAAAGGAAAAACAATTACGGCTATACAAGCAACTCCAAAGGGTATAAGTGCTTTTAGTTCTAACTACGGACGTGGCACGGAAATAGTTTATGATGGTTATGGTATGAAGCAACCTAAGTTACTAGAAAAGAAAACTAAAAATGCTTATATGACTATTTTATCTGAAGAAACACTTTCAGATTATACTGGAGATTATATTATATTAGCTACACTAGGAGAAAAACCTCCATTTACAGAAAAAGAAAACTGGAAAAATATAGAAGCCGTTAAAAATGGACGAGTTATTAATTTAGATTTAGAAGACACACAATATAACGACCCTATATCTTTAGAAAAGCAAAGGAAAATTATTTACCATCAATTAAAGGAAATTAAATAA
- a CDS encoding NAD(P)/FAD-dependent oxidoreductase gives MKDITIIGGGPAGLFASFYAGLRDMNVRIIDVQDKLGGKMNVYPEKIIWDIGGVGPKPCYKVIEDIIEQGLHFNPEVCLEERVIDIKKVKEHHFKIMTENGNVYESKVVIIAIGGGIVKPKKLDIKGASKYSLSNLHYTVQSLKRFKDKKVLISGSGNTALDWARDLSDYAEKVTLVYRKDEIRGYEAMKKILKELNVEKISNAFIKQLIGDKEDKIIEKVILENLDTGKLKEKIIDDVIVSHGFDRESTLLNESSAKIEMFDSYRIKGFGNTSTNISGIFACGDVIHHGAKAHLIASAFSDAANAINLSKQYIEPDARKEGFVSSHNSIFTESNKIVMKKYL, from the coding sequence TTGAAAGATATAACAATTATTGGTGGAGGACCTGCAGGATTGTTTGCAAGTTTTTATGCGGGATTAAGAGATATGAATGTTCGAATTATTGATGTACAAGATAAATTAGGTGGTAAAATGAATGTTTATCCTGAAAAAATTATATGGGATATCGGAGGTGTTGGCCCCAAACCCTGTTATAAAGTAATTGAAGATATAATAGAGCAAGGCTTACATTTTAATCCTGAAGTGTGTTTAGAAGAGCGTGTTATTGACATTAAAAAGGTAAAGGAACACCATTTTAAAATTATGACTGAAAATGGAAACGTGTATGAATCTAAGGTTGTCATTATAGCAATAGGCGGTGGCATCGTAAAACCCAAGAAATTAGATATAAAAGGTGCATCTAAATATTCTTTGAGTAACTTACATTACACGGTACAATCATTAAAAAGATTTAAAGATAAAAAGGTACTCATTTCAGGATCAGGTAATACAGCATTGGATTGGGCAAGAGATTTATCTGATTATGCAGAAAAAGTGACATTGGTATATCGAAAAGATGAAATACGTGGTTATGAGGCTATGAAAAAAATACTGAAAGAATTAAATGTAGAAAAAATATCTAATGCATTTATTAAACAATTAATTGGGGATAAAGAAGATAAAATCATTGAGAAAGTTATTTTGGAAAACTTAGACACTGGAAAGTTAAAAGAAAAAATAATAGATGATGTTATCGTTAGTCATGGTTTTGATAGGGAAAGTACATTACTTAATGAATCATCGGCTAAGATAGAGATGTTTGATAGTTATCGTATAAAAGGATTTGGAAATACTTCTACAAATATTTCTGGAATTTTTGCTTGCGGAGATGTTATACATCATGGGGCAAAAGCTCATTTAATTGCGAGTGCATTTAGTGATGCAGCCAATGCTATTAACCTAAGTAAACAATACATTGAACCTGACGCAAGAAAAGAAGGATTTGTATCAAGTCATAATTCTATTTTTACTGAATCTAATAAAATAGTAATGAAGAAATATTTATAA
- the uhpT gene encoding hexose-6-phosphate:phosphate antiporter codes for MNFFDIHKIPNEGIPLSVQRKLWLRNFMKAFFVVFFAYMAMYLIRNNFKAAQPLLKEDIGLSTLELGYIGLAFSITYGLGKTILGYFVDGRNTKRIISFLLILSASTVLIMGFVLSYFGSVMGLLIVLWGLNGVFQSVGGPASYSTISRWAPRTKRGRYLGFWNTSHNIGGAIAGGVALWGANMFFHGNVVGMFIFPAVIALLIGIVTLFIGKDDPEELGWNRAEEIWEEPVDKENIDSQGMTKWEIFKRYILGNPVIWILCVSNVFVYIVRIGIDNWAPLYVSEHLHFNKGDAVNTIFYFEIGALVASLLWGYVSDLLKGRRAIVAIGCMFMITFVVLFYTNATSVMMVNISLFALGALIFGPQLLIGVSLTGFVPKNAISVANGMTGSFAYLFGDSMAKVGLAAIADPTSQGLNIFGYTLSGWTDVFIVFYAALFLGIILLGIVAYYEEKKIQKLKV; via the coding sequence ATGAATTTTTTTGATATCCATAAGATTCCGAATGAGGGCATTCCGTTATCTGTACAGCGTAAGTTATGGCTTAGAAACTTTATGAAGGCGTTCTTTGTCGTATTCTTCGCATATATGGCGATGTATTTAATCCGAAATAACTTCAAAGCAGCACAGCCATTGTTAAAAGAGGATATTGGATTATCTACGTTAGAGCTCGGTTATATTGGACTGGCGTTTAGTATCACTTATGGTTTAGGGAAGACGATATTGGGCTATTTTGTGGATGGTCGTAACACGAAACGCATTATTTCTTTCTTATTGATTTTATCCGCGAGCACTGTCTTAATTATGGGATTTGTGCTAAGTTACTTTGGTTCTGTGATGGGATTACTTATTGTACTTTGGGGACTTAACGGGGTGTTCCAGTCGGTAGGCGGACCTGCAAGTTATTCAACGATTTCAAGATGGGCGCCTCGGACGAAACGGGGTCGCTATTTAGGATTTTGGAATACATCCCATAATATAGGGGGTGCCATTGCTGGTGGGGTGGCGCTATGGGGTGCGAATATGTTCTTCCACGGTAATGTAGTGGGGATGTTTATTTTCCCTGCTGTCATCGCATTGCTAATTGGGATAGTGACTTTGTTTATCGGAAAGGACGATCCAGAAGAGTTAGGTTGGAATCGTGCTGAAGAAATTTGGGAAGAGCCGGTGGATAAAGAAAATATTGATTCACAAGGTATGACGAAATGGGAGATTTTTAAGAGATATATCCTGGGAAACCCTGTGATTTGGATTTTGTGTGTTTCTAATGTCTTTGTTTATATTGTACGTATCGGTATTGATAATTGGGCACCATTGTATGTATCCGAGCATTTACATTTTAATAAAGGTGATGCGGTCAATACCATTTTCTACTTTGAAATAGGTGCTTTAGTAGCGAGCTTGTTATGGGGATACGTATCAGATTTATTAAAAGGGCGCCGTGCGATTGTTGCGATTGGATGTATGTTTATGATTACATTCGTTGTCTTGTTTTACACGAATGCAACAAGTGTGATGATGGTGAATATTTCATTGTTTGCTTTAGGTGCACTCATTTTTGGTCCACAGTTATTAATTGGTGTATCGTTGACAGGTTTTGTTCCAAAAAATGCAATTAGTGTGGCCAATGGTATGACAGGATCATTTGCGTATTTATTTGGTGATTCCATGGCAAAGGTCGGTTTAGCAGCCATTGCAGATCCTACAAGTCAAGGTTTAAATATCTTTGGATACACATTAAGTGGTTGGACGGATGTGTTTATCGTCTTCTATGCAGCATTATTCTTAGGGATTATTTTGCTAGGTATCGTTGCTTACTATGAAGAAAAGAAAATTCAAAAATTAAAGGTTTAA
- a CDS encoding response regulator transcription factor, which translates to MFKVVICDDERIIREGLKQMIPWGDYHFDTVYTAKDGVEALSLIRQHQPELVITDIRMPRKNGVDLLNDIQNLSCNVIILSSYDDFEYMKAGIQHHVLDYLLKPVDHDQLEAILGHLVETLFKQQAYVDYCESPCHEAFKPLLRIEYDDYYVNQIIHQIKQHYQSKVTVVDLIQTIDVSESYAMRTFKEHVGITIVDYLNRYRIMQSIRLLNQHYKHYEIADQVGFSEYKMFSYHFKKYLQMSPSDYSKQNHSSAHSFLNGLD; encoded by the coding sequence ATGTTTAAAGTTGTCATTTGTGACGATGAGCGGATTATCAGAGAAGGTTTGAAACAGATGATTCCATGGGGAGATTATCATTTTGACACTGTCTATACAGCTAAAGATGGGGTTGAAGCATTATCCCTTATTCGTCAACATCAACCAGAATTAGTCATTACTGATATACGTATGCCACGAAAAAATGGCGTAGACTTGCTTAATGATATTCAAAATCTTAGCTGTAACGTCATTATTTTATCAAGCTATGATGACTTCGAATACATGAAAGCAGGCATCCAACATCACGTTTTAGATTATTTATTAAAACCTGTCGATCATGATCAATTGGAGGCTATATTAGGGCATTTAGTGGAGACATTATTCAAACAACAAGCCTATGTTGATTACTGTGAATCGCCTTGTCACGAAGCTTTTAAACCTTTGTTAAGAATTGAATACGACGACTATTACGTCAATCAAATCATCCATCAAATTAAGCAACACTATCAATCAAAAGTCACAGTCGTTGATTTAATCCAGACGATTGATGTGAGTGAATCATACGCGATGCGCACATTTAAAGAGCACGTCGGTATTACGATTGTCGATTATTTAAATCGTTATCGTATTATGCAATCTATTCGACTATTAAATCAACATTACAAGCATTACGAAATTGCAGATCAGGTTGGCTTTTCAGAATATAAAATGTTTAGTTATCACTTTAAAAAATACTTACAAATGTCACCGAGCGATTATAGTAAACAAAACCATAGCTCGGCTCATTCGTTCCTAAATGGACTTGATTAA
- a CDS encoding sensor histidine kinase, whose amino-acid sequence MTTYKPYRHRLRRSLFASTIYPVFLVIVIGLVSFYAIYIWIEHHTIHQHVYDSQIEIKRTEKQIQSFITQHQHQFNQDDLTRYRDITSTKRALLKLVHEQPTTLYYELSGPSRSITNNYEQLNTQTMYLFSEQHLKFKNGTYTLRFYMADAPRLNDIKENRQFALIVDSYDNILYTNDDRFSIGDKYAPPQFGFMYESAKLNDSAHHLIIYKDIHETIEDGITLFIIMGIVLVLLVIFGFISADNMAKRQTSDIETIIQKIYYAKNRHLDAYTPLKNNSELEEINHYIYDLFESNEKLIQSIEHTERRLRNIQLKEIERQFQPHFLFNTMQTIQYLIPLSPQVAQTVVQQLSRMLRYSLRTRSHTVKLSEELNYVKQYVAIQNIRFDDMIQLQIDGSEAAQHQVIGKMMIQPLIENAIKHGRDTDTLSITIRLTLTSHALHVLVCDNGIGISDSRLQDVRQSLYADVFDTDHLGLNHLHNRVIIQYGKQARLHIFSKQNKGTLICYRIPLLRRETDV is encoded by the coding sequence ATGACAACCTACAAGCCATACAGACATCGATTACGACGCTCATTATTTGCATCTACTATTTATCCAGTCTTTTTAGTCATTGTCATTGGATTAGTAAGTTTTTATGCCATATATATATGGATTGAGCACCATACCATTCATCAACATGTTTACGACAGTCAGATTGAAATCAAGCGTACTGAAAAACAGATTCAATCATTTATCACACAGCATCAACACCAATTTAATCAAGACGATTTAACACGTTATCGAGATATCACATCTACAAAACGTGCGTTACTAAAATTAGTACATGAACAACCGACAACACTTTATTACGAATTATCTGGCCCTAGCCGGTCTATCACAAACAATTATGAACAACTCAACACGCAAACAATGTATTTATTTTCTGAACAACACCTTAAATTTAAAAATGGCACCTATACACTTAGGTTTTATATGGCAGATGCTCCTCGTTTAAATGATATTAAAGAAAATCGACAGTTCGCACTTATTGTTGATTCATACGACAATATTTTATATACCAATGATGATCGCTTCTCTATCGGCGACAAGTACGCCCCGCCACAGTTTGGCTTTATGTATGAGTCTGCAAAGTTAAATGATAGCGCCCATCACCTTATTATTTATAAAGATATTCACGAAACTATTGAGGACGGTATTACTTTATTCATAATCATGGGGATTGTGTTAGTATTGCTTGTCATTTTTGGATTTATCAGTGCAGATAATATGGCTAAGCGCCAAACCAGCGATATTGAAACCATTATTCAAAAAATATACTACGCTAAAAATCGACATCTCGACGCTTATACACCATTAAAAAACAACAGTGAATTAGAGGAGATTAATCACTATATTTATGATTTGTTCGAATCAAATGAAAAACTTATCCAATCGATTGAACACACCGAGCGGCGATTACGTAATATACAATTAAAAGAAATTGAACGTCAATTCCAACCTCATTTTTTATTTAATACCATGCAAACCATACAATACTTGATTCCGTTGTCACCTCAAGTGGCACAAACAGTCGTTCAACAATTATCTCGAATGTTACGTTATTCATTACGCACAAGATCGCATACAGTCAAACTATCAGAAGAGCTCAATTACGTTAAACAATACGTCGCCATTCAAAATATACGTTTTGACGATATGATTCAACTCCAAATTGATGGTTCTGAGGCAGCTCAACATCAAGTCATTGGTAAAATGATGATCCAACCTCTCATTGAAAATGCAATCAAACATGGCAGAGATACTGACACTTTATCAATCACCATTCGCCTGACGCTAACAAGTCATGCCTTGCATGTTTTAGTTTGTGATAATGGTATCGGTATATCAGACTCACGATTACAAGATGTACGTCAATCGCTTTATGCTGATGTTTTTGATACTGATCATCTCGGCTTAAACCATTTACACAATAGAGTTATCATTCAATACGGGAAACAAGCACGTCTTCACATCTTTTCCAAACAAAATAAGGGGACATTAATATGTTACCGAATACCACTTTTAAGGAGGGAGACAGATGTTTAA
- a CDS encoding extracellular solute-binding protein, translating into MKFKMYILFFFLAFSVACSNTHESTKQSDVLTVYSPYPTHLIRPILNEFEKQENVKIEVKRDSTQVLLSRLHKEKRSDRGDIFMGGVLSETIEHPEDFVPYQDRAASQQLDDYRSTNKLVTSFILMPTVIVVNKDLQGDIAIRGYKDLLQPALKDRVVYSNPNTTTTGYQHMRAIYSMQQEVKDVHHFQNHAIQLPETSQVISRVATGQYYAGLSYEQDARTWKNKGYPVSIIYPTEGTMLNVDGIALVNNEHPHPKREKLVHYLISRPVQQRLVADIDAKSIRKDVTEQTDQSIASLKHISVIPKSELPNIPHHEFLEMIQ; encoded by the coding sequence ATGAAATTTAAAATGTATATTTTGTTTTTCTTTCTTGCTTTCTCAGTAGCATGTTCAAATACGCATGAGTCGACAAAGCAATCAGATGTATTAACGGTGTATTCTCCTTATCCAACTCATTTAATCCGTCCGATTTTAAATGAGTTTGAAAAACAAGAAAATGTCAAAATAGAGGTTAAACGCGATTCTACACAAGTGTTACTTTCCAGGCTACATAAGGAAAAACGCTCCGATCGCGGTGATATCTTTATGGGAGGTGTGCTATCTGAAACGATTGAACATCCTGAAGACTTTGTACCTTATCAAGATCGTGCGGCATCCCAACAGCTTGATGACTATCGCTCTACGAATAAGTTGGTGACGAGTTTTATATTAATGCCGACTGTTATCGTTGTGAATAAAGATTTACAAGGGGATATTGCCATTCGAGGTTATAAGGATTTGTTGCAACCTGCACTGAAAGATCGTGTTGTGTATTCAAATCCAAATACCACGACGACAGGCTATCAACATATGCGCGCAATATATAGCATGCAGCAAGAGGTAAAGGATGTTCACCATTTCCAAAATCATGCTATACAATTACCTGAGACGTCTCAAGTCATTAGTCGTGTTGCTACGGGTCAATATTACGCAGGTCTGAGCTACGAACAAGACGCACGTACATGGAAGAATAAGGGCTATCCAGTGTCTATCATTTACCCTACTGAAGGCACGATGTTAAATGTAGATGGCATCGCATTAGTAAACAATGAACACCCACATCCTAAGCGTGAAAAATTGGTACACTATTTAATCAGTCGTCCTGTACAACAAAGGCTGGTTGCAGACATTGATGCCAAATCTATTCGTAAAGATGTTACTGAACAAACGGATCAGTCTATTGCAAGTCTTAAGCACATTTCTGTAATCCCTAAATCTGAATTACCGAACATTCCACATCATGAATTTTTGGAGATGATTCAATGA